A genome region from Penicillium psychrofluorescens genome assembly, chromosome: 3 includes the following:
- a CDS encoding uncharacterized protein (ID:PFLUO_005695-T1.cds;~source:funannotate), with translation MSERKVLTKYYPPDFDPSAIGRTPKHLRKAGPKVITVRLMAPFPMKCTNCGEYIYRGRKFNARKENLEEKYLNIPIYRFYIRCTRCSGEITFRTDPKNMDYECERGAKRNFEPWRNSKSEKYNETQEETLDRLEREENEEQEQLERDKMAELEEKMQDSKREMAIADALDEIRTRNARIERNESRGDEATLASVEDQVDLARLQAEKEDEEAARKAFMTSSGERVKRIVEEESTTAAPVPDTKASEAAAMPPPTASFARVKKAKKPPINSLGIRKKPSLI, from the exons ATGTCTGAGCGCAAGGTCCTCACCAAGTACTACCCGCCCGATTTCGATCCATCGGCGATCGGGCGGACGCCAAAGCACCTGCGGAAAGCCGGTCCCAAAGTCATCACCGTCCGCCTGATGGCGCCCTTCCCCATGAAATGCACCAACTGCGGCGAATACATCTATCGGGGGCGCAAGTTCAACGCGAGAAAGGAAAACTTGGAAGAAAAATATCTCAACATCCCCATCTACCGGTTTTATATCCGATGCACCCGCTGCAGCGGCGAGATCACTTTCCGGACGGATCCCAAGA ATATGGACTACGAATGCGAGCGCGGCGCAAAGCGCAACTTCGAGCCATGGCGGAACTCCAAATCGGAAAAATACAACGAAACTCAAGAAGAAACTCTCGATCGACTCGAACGtgaggagaacgaggagcaggaacagctGGAGCGTGACAAGATGGCCGAACTAGAAGAGAAGATGCAGGACTCGAAGCGCGAGATGGCTATTGCAGATGCACTGGATGAGATCCGGACCCGAAACGCGCGGATCGAGCGCAACGAGTCGCGTGGTGACGAGGCGACTCTGGCAAGTGTCGAGGATCAGGTCGATTTGGCGCGGCTGCAAGccgagaaagaagatgaggaggCGGCTCGCAAGGCATTTATGACGTCGTCGGGGGAAAGAGTGAAGCGCATTGTGGAGGAAGAGTCAACGACGGCGGCACCAGTGCCAGATACCAAGGCATCAGAAGCAGCCGCGATGCCCCCACCGACGGCTTCGTTTGCAAGagtgaagaaggccaagaaaccTCCTATCAATAGTCTGGGGATCAGGAAGAAGCCGTCCTTGATATAA